One window of the Chloroflexota bacterium genome contains the following:
- a CDS encoding amidase: MNLSSGLPALARALRSGELPIAEYLSLLEAQFLAREPSVSAFVAEEGRFERLRGEAETLLAQYPDPEVRPPLFGIPIGVKDIFHVAGFTTRAGSKLPPEILQGPEAESVTLLKKVGALILGNTVTTEFAYFGPGPTCNPHNIEHTPGGSSSGSAAAVAAGMCPLTLGTQTIGSIVRPASFCGVVGYKPTYDRISRAGVIPLSPSLDHIGLFTVDVAGAQLAASLLCRDWTRSAEIRDLKKPVLGIPEGPYLNRASTEMLEHFRATCRKLAKAGYELRPVNAMPDFDAIYERHFLITNAEAARVHQEWFPRFRDLYHFKTVEKLEAGRAVSDEALAQALGEREKFSDTITRLMDEHQIDLWISPSAVGPAPKGLDSTGDPVMNLPWSQAGLPSINLPSGRSSDGLPLGLQLTARWQDDEELFEWAIDFEKLLAITNNENAFH; the protein is encoded by the coding sequence GTGAACTTGTCATCTGGTCTTCCTGCTCTTGCGCGCGCGCTTCGCTCCGGCGAACTACCGATTGCTGAATACTTGTCTCTACTGGAAGCGCAATTCTTGGCGCGCGAGCCTTCAGTGTCGGCCTTCGTGGCTGAAGAAGGACGGTTTGAGCGATTGCGCGGCGAGGCCGAGACTCTGCTGGCGCAATATCCCGATCCTGAAGTTCGACCGCCTCTGTTCGGGATACCGATCGGCGTCAAGGACATTTTTCACGTCGCCGGTTTCACTACCCGCGCCGGGAGCAAACTGCCGCCGGAGATTCTGCAAGGCCCGGAAGCTGAAAGCGTAACCTTGCTCAAAAAAGTGGGCGCGTTGATCTTGGGCAACACGGTGACGACGGAGTTCGCCTACTTCGGCCCCGGCCCGACGTGCAACCCGCATAACATTGAACATACTCCCGGCGGCTCCAGCAGCGGCTCGGCGGCGGCGGTGGCGGCGGGCATGTGTCCACTCACGCTTGGGACTCAAACTATCGGCTCCATCGTTCGACCGGCTTCTTTTTGTGGCGTCGTCGGTTACAAACCAACTTATGATCGAATCTCACGAGCGGGTGTCATCCCTCTCTCGCCGTCACTCGATCACATTGGCCTTTTCACCGTTGACGTGGCCGGGGCGCAGTTGGCGGCCAGTTTGCTTTGTCGAGATTGGACGCGAAGCGCAGAGATTAGAGATTTGAAGAAGCCTGTGCTCGGCATCCCCGAAGGACCGTATCTTAACCGCGCCTCAACCGAAATGCTGGAACACTTCCGCGCCACCTGTCGCAAGTTGGCTAAGGCTGGCTACGAACTCAGGCCAGTGAATGCCATGCCGGATTTTGATGCGATCTACGAACGACATTTTCTGATCACAAATGCCGAAGCGGCGCGAGTTCATCAAGAGTGGTTTCCGCGCTTTCGCGATCTCTACCATTTCAAAACAGTTGAAAAGCTTGAAGCGGGGCGGGCGGTTTCGGATGAGGCGCTGGCGCAGGCACTGGGCGAACGCGAGAAGTTTTCAGACACAATAACTCGCCTGATGGACGAACACCAGATCGATCTCTGGATTTCACCTTCTGCGGTCGGGCCGGCACCCAAAGGCCTCGACAGCACCGGCGACCCGGTGATGAACCTGCCCTGGAGTCAGGCCGGCCTGCCGTCCATCAACCTGCCCTCTGGCCGCAGTTCAGACGGCTTGCCTCTGGGTCTGCAACTGACTGCCCGCTGGCAGGACGATGAGGAGTTGTTTGAGTGGGCGATAGATTTTGAAAAGCTATTGGCAATAACGAATAACGAAAATGCCTTTCATTAA
- a CDS encoding aldehyde ferredoxin oxidoreductase family protein has translation MRYVYAGKILQVDLSARTHSVRPITDSEVHTYLLGSGLAAKIYLDWIEANGVVDALDPRNPLIILNGLLSGTFSPTGCRSSWCGRSPATGIWNEANLGGHWGAELRFSGWDGIIVTGRADRPVYLWVTGETVEFRDASHLWGKDHYDTYDALLAETDEKARAATIGQAGENLVKLAGVVQGGHSHSRMAARGGMGALMGSKNLKAIVVRGKDKPTYADAKGFHTYVKESNKFIGDAAACESLHLVGTAGGHPTTDKFGDNAIMNWRGGNWTEGTIKTSGQEIAKTIFTKHTYCHACPIGCGKAVEVKDGKYAGVWGEGPEYETLCGFGSNLQIDDVKAIAAFHDMCNRYGMDVISVSSVLAWAWEAFEKGVITAADTGGLELKWGDDEAVMAMIHKIALRQDVGDVLAEGVRAAAQKFGKGSEKYAMHVKGLEMPYHDPRGFVSMAANYATANRGACHLEAISYWRGVGIEWKGWQEGDKQEWIDSKRFDSTIAAEVAIDFQNFMSTYNPLGLCKFITKGGYTPAQTAELVNKAIGWNWTGADLLETGARLFNLKRAINVKLGVSRKDDVLPYRLEHEARPTGTAAGVLPDMNRILPDYYRLRKWDENGVPMAEALMPV, from the coding sequence ATGCGGTACGTGTACGCAGGCAAAATCCTACAGGTTGATCTCAGCGCCAGAACGCACTCAGTTCGCCCAATCACAGACTCCGAAGTTCATACTTATCTTCTTGGCAGTGGGCTGGCGGCCAAAATTTATCTCGATTGGATAGAAGCCAACGGCGTTGTTGACGCGCTCGATCCGCGCAACCCTCTCATCATCCTCAACGGCTTACTCTCCGGCACTTTCAGCCCCACCGGTTGCCGGTCGTCGTGGTGTGGCCGTTCGCCGGCCACCGGTATTTGGAACGAGGCCAACCTGGGCGGCCACTGGGGCGCAGAACTTCGCTTCTCTGGCTGGGACGGCATCATCGTCACCGGCCGGGCCGACAGGCCTGTTTATCTTTGGGTGACGGGTGAGACGGTGGAATTCCGTGACGCCTCTCATCTGTGGGGCAAAGATCACTATGATACTTACGATGCGCTTCTGGCCGAGACTGACGAGAAGGCGCGGGCGGCCACAATTGGCCAGGCGGGCGAGAACCTGGTGAAGCTGGCCGGGGTGGTGCAGGGCGGCCACTCGCACTCGCGCATGGCGGCGCGCGGCGGCATGGGCGCGTTGATGGGGTCGAAGAATCTCAAGGCCATTGTCGTGCGTGGCAAGGATAAGCCGACCTATGCCGATGCCAAAGGCTTTCACACCTACGTCAAAGAATCGAATAAGTTCATCGGGGACGCGGCGGCGTGCGAGTCCCTGCATCTTGTTGGCACGGCAGGCGGCCACCCGACCACCGACAAGTTTGGCGACAACGCCATTATGAACTGGCGCGGCGGCAACTGGACGGAAGGAACGATCAAAACGTCCGGCCAGGAGATTGCCAAAACAATTTTTACCAAGCATACGTATTGTCACGCCTGTCCGATCGGTTGCGGCAAGGCGGTGGAAGTGAAAGATGGCAAGTATGCGGGCGTGTGGGGCGAAGGGCCGGAATACGAAACCCTGTGCGGCTTCGGCTCGAATTTGCAGATTGACGATGTCAAGGCCATCGCCGCTTTCCATGATATGTGCAATCGCTACGGCATGGATGTGATCTCGGTCTCAAGCGTGCTGGCCTGGGCCTGGGAAGCATTTGAAAAGGGCGTGATCACTGCGGCTGACACCGGCGGCCTCGAACTCAAGTGGGGCGATGACGAAGCCGTGATGGCGATGATTCACAAGATTGCCCTGCGCCAGGACGTGGGCGATGTGCTGGCTGAGGGTGTGCGCGCCGCCGCACAGAAGTTTGGCAAGGGCAGTGAGAAGTATGCCATGCACGTCAAAGGCCTGGAGATGCCTTACCACGACCCGCGCGGCTTTGTGAGCATGGCCGCCAACTACGCCACCGCCAATCGCGGCGCGTGCCACCTCGAGGCAATTTCTTACTGGCGCGGCGTGGGCATTGAGTGGAAGGGCTGGCAGGAGGGCGACAAACAGGAATGGATTGACAGCAAACGTTTCGACTCGACGATTGCCGCCGAAGTGGCAATTGACTTCCAAAACTTCATGTCCACTTATAACCCGCTCGGCCTGTGTAAGTTCATCACCAAAGGCGGCTACACTCCGGCGCAGACGGCTGAACTGGTGAACAAGGCCATCGGCTGGAATTGGACCGGGGCCGATTTGCTGGAGACGGGCGCCCGTCTCTTCAACCTCAAACGGGCGATCAATGTCAAACTTGGCGTCAGCCGCAAAGACGACGTTTTGCCGTATCGTCTGGAACACGAAGCGCGACCCACCGGCACGGCGGCGGGCGTTCTGCCGGATATGAACCGTATCCTGCCCGACTATTACCGGCTTCGCAAGTGGGACGAGAACGGCGTGCCCATGGCTGAGGCGTTGATGCCGGTTTGA
- a CDS encoding (2Fe-2S)-binding protein → MSELHPIKVIINGNTYERQVEARLLLSDFLRHELGLSGTHVGCEHGVCGACTILFDGAAVRSCIMFAVQADGHELATVESLAKNQNELHPLQQAFHEAHGLQCGFCTPGFLMTLVPFLQENPSPTEAEIREAISGNLCRCTGYQHIVDAVKLAAEKMKSTVVSSQ, encoded by the coding sequence ATGAGCGAACTTCATCCTATCAAAGTAATAATCAACGGAAACACCTACGAGCGGCAGGTTGAGGCTCGTTTATTGCTCAGCGATTTTCTCCGGCACGAACTGGGCCTGAGCGGAACGCATGTGGGTTGTGAGCACGGCGTATGCGGCGCTTGCACAATTTTGTTCGACGGGGCGGCGGTGCGCTCGTGCATCATGTTTGCCGTGCAGGCGGACGGCCACGAACTGGCGACCGTGGAAAGTTTAGCCAAGAACCAGAATGAACTGCATCCGCTTCAGCAAGCATTCCACGAAGCGCACGGCCTGCAATGCGGCTTCTGCACGCCGGGCTTTCTAATGACCCTCGTTCCGTTCCTGCAAGAGAACCCAAGCCCGACTGAGGCAGAAATTCGTGAGGCCATCTCCGGCAACCTCTGCCGTTGCACCGGCTACCAGCATATTGTGGATGCGGTGAAGCTGGCGGCGGAGAAAATGAAGTCAACAGTGGTCAGCAGTCAGTGA
- a CDS encoding ABC transporter permease has product MAHELASSEQPLARRLAERVRYYAPTIITAVAVLLAWELIVRVFNIQQFLVPKPSSIVAAFVDQRGILAGKVFNTLRSAVGGFVLGSIAGILVALITARWAILSQAMMPFAIAANSVPIVAFSPILFNWFGPSNPFSWMAIVAVIVFFPVMINMVRGLTQVDPRALELMRSYAASDFKTLFALRIPNALPFLFSALRVATVLSMIGAVVADFFGVERATIGKYITQESASFKFENTWAAILLVSVIGIVFYLIVALAERAIMPWHVSVRKSE; this is encoded by the coding sequence ATGGCGCATGAATTGGCCTCCTCGGAACAGCCGCTCGCGCGCCGCCTGGCCGAACGCGTTCGGTATTATGCGCCGACGATTATCACCGCCGTGGCGGTGTTGCTGGCCTGGGAACTGATCGTCCGCGTCTTCAACATCCAGCAGTTCCTCGTCCCAAAGCCGTCCAGCATCGTGGCCGCTTTTGTTGACCAGCGCGGCATTTTGGCTGGCAAGGTGTTTAACACCTTGCGAAGCGCGGTCGGCGGTTTCGTCCTGGGCAGTATCGCCGGAATCCTGGTCGCGTTGATCACCGCCCGCTGGGCGATCTTGAGCCAGGCCATGATGCCGTTCGCCATCGCCGCCAACTCGGTGCCCATCGTTGCTTTCTCGCCGATCCTGTTCAACTGGTTCGGCCCCAGCAATCCCTTCTCGTGGATGGCGATTGTAGCCGTGATTGTTTTCTTTCCGGTGATGATCAACATGGTGCGCGGCCTGACCCAGGTTGATCCGCGCGCGCTGGAGTTGATGCGCTCCTACGCCGCCAGCGATTTCAAGACCCTGTTTGCCCTGCGTATTCCCAACGCCCTGCCGTTTCTGTTCAGCGCCTTGCGAGTGGCGACGGTGTTGAGCATGATCGGCGCGGTGGTGGCCGACTTCTTTGGCGTCGAGCGGGCGACGATCGGCAAATACATCACCCAGGAGTCGGCCAGCTTCAAATTTGAAAACACCTGGGCCGCCATTTTGCTGGTAAGCGTGATCGGCATTGTCTTTTACCTGATCGTTGCCCTGGCCGAGCGCGCCATCATGCCCTGGCATGTGTCAGTTCGAAAAAGTGAATAG
- a CDS encoding ABC transporter permease, whose protein sequence is MLETETLEPPGVAVSRPFGSVRLQRGLPTALAVGMIVIGVIITVAHLVMPLADPTLVESTPGQLAIWVAARNKLDEVSVLGAARLALAAMGVLAAALSAFSLYVLTRRPGKSRVALLWALLGFDLLLLNIPAEFGSALYPLMLAGIALALVALFIAPGHVSRALGVMVVISALLWFWEVYIALGNATGNVLPLTDFPWKMPHWQNIAEQLLQPARRNGPTLLVGILAEAALFTWREAFAGFVAGSVLGFVLGVIFAHSKLLERALLPYAIASQTVPILAIAPMIVSGLGAGWLPVAVISAYLTFFPVTVNTLRGLLSPDPTAVELMRSYAAPQWAVLWKLRVPAALPYIFTALKVSATASVVGAIVGELPSSRSDGLAAAILRASGNYASEPEKLWAAIVIASLVGILFFVAVSLIESWVMRRRPVAE, encoded by the coding sequence ATGCTTGAAACTGAAACTCTTGAGCCGCCGGGGGTGGCCGTCTCCCGGCCATTTGGCAGTGTTCGCCTCCAGCGCGGGTTGCCGACGGCGCTGGCGGTTGGCATGATCGTGATCGGGGTGATCATCACCGTGGCCCATCTTGTCATGCCGCTGGCTGACCCAACGTTGGTCGAGTCTACGCCCGGCCAGCTTGCCATTTGGGTCGCGGCGCGCAACAAGCTTGACGAGGTGTCGGTGTTGGGCGCGGCGCGGCTGGCGCTGGCGGCAATGGGCGTTCTGGCCGCCGCGCTCTCTGCGTTCAGCCTCTACGTTCTGACACGCCGCCCAGGCAAGAGTCGGGTGGCCCTGTTGTGGGCCTTGCTCGGTTTTGATCTATTGCTCTTGAACATTCCGGCCGAGTTCGGGTCGGCTTTATATCCCCTGATGCTGGCGGGCATTGCCCTGGCGCTGGTGGCCCTGTTTATAGCGCCGGGCCATGTCTCGCGGGCGCTGGGGGTGATGGTGGTGATTTCGGCCCTGCTGTGGTTCTGGGAAGTTTATATTGCGTTGGGCAATGCCACCGGCAACGTTTTGCCGCTCACCGATTTCCCGTGGAAGATGCCGCACTGGCAGAACATCGCCGAGCAGTTGTTGCAACCGGCGCGGCGCAACGGGCCGACGTTGCTGGTCGGCATTCTGGCCGAGGCGGCGTTGTTCACCTGGCGCGAAGCGTTTGCCGGTTTTGTGGCCGGCAGTGTCTTGGGGTTCGTTTTAGGCGTGATCTTCGCGCACTCAAAACTGCTGGAGCGGGCTTTGTTACCTTACGCCATTGCTTCGCAGACGGTGCCGATCCTGGCAATTGCGCCCATGATCGTGAGCGGGCTGGGCGCAGGCTGGTTGCCGGTGGCGGTCATTTCGGCTTACCTCACTTTTTTCCCGGTGACGGTCAACACCTTGCGCGGCCTGCTCTCGCCTGACCCGACGGCAGTTGAACTGATGCGTTCGTACGCGGCGCCGCAGTGGGCGGTGTTGTGGAAACTGCGCGTGCCGGCGGCCCTGCCTTATATTTTTACGGCGCTCAAAGTATCGGCCACGGCCAGCGTGGTGGGAGCCATTGTCGGCGAACTGCCCTCCAGCCGCAGTGACGGTTTGGCCGCCGCCATTTTGCGCGCCAGCGGCAACTATGCCTCCGAGCCGGAGAAATTATGGGCCGCCATCGTGATCGCTTCGCTGGTTGGCATTCTCTTTTTTGTGGCTGTGTCTCTGATTGAGAGTTGGGTAATGCGCCGCCGCCCGGTTGCTGAATAA
- the rpoD gene encoding RNA polymerase sigma factor RpoD, which translates to QSAGIELVDITSVDDEPSDEDIEEAEEEENSLRDLSQDDTYLSAIDADDTIGLYLKEIGRVPLLVAAEEVALAKRMEKMKFARERLAKGGKITPRRRAGLQYDIDDGWAAREHLITANSRLVISVAKKYMGRGVPFLDLIQEGNIGLIRAAKKFDYKRGHKFSTYATWWIRQAVTRAIADQGRTIRVPVHMGDQINKLLRVSHSLTQELGRDPTVDELAEALNVTPKKVESMIQIARRPLSLETPTDEEEDSVLGDFIQDEDSPAPVEVATRNLLREQIQEVLGTLPPREVRILQLRYGLLDGESYTLEEVGKKMGVTRERVRQIEAQALSRLRHPSHRRKLRDYLKE; encoded by the coding sequence ACAGTCGGCAGGCATTGAATTGGTGGATATTACCTCGGTGGACGACGAGCCTTCCGACGAGGATATTGAAGAGGCTGAAGAGGAAGAGAACAGCCTGCGCGACTTGTCTCAGGACGACACCTATCTTTCGGCCATTGATGCCGACGACACCATTGGCCTGTACCTGAAAGAGATTGGCCGCGTGCCCCTGCTGGTGGCCGCCGAGGAAGTGGCGCTGGCGAAGCGCATGGAGAAGATGAAGTTCGCCCGCGAGCGGCTGGCCAAGGGCGGCAAGATCACGCCCCGCAGACGCGCCGGTCTTCAGTACGACATTGACGACGGTTGGGCCGCCCGCGAACACCTCATCACCGCCAACTCGCGCCTGGTGATCAGCGTCGCCAAAAAATACATGGGCCGGGGCGTCCCGTTTCTCGATCTGATTCAGGAAGGCAACATTGGCCTGATAAGAGCCGCTAAGAAGTTCGACTACAAGCGCGGCCACAAGTTCAGCACCTATGCCACCTGGTGGATCCGTCAGGCCGTCACCCGCGCCATTGCCGATCAGGGCCGCACCATCCGGGTGCCGGTTCACATGGGCGACCAGATCAACAAGCTTCTGCGCGTCTCACATTCGCTCACTCAGGAACTGGGCCGTGACCCGACGGTTGACGAACTGGCCGAAGCCCTCAACGTCACTCCGAAGAAAGTGGAGTCGATGATCCAGATCGCCCGCCGCCCGCTCTCGCTGGAAACGCCGACGGACGAAGAGGAAGATTCGGTGTTGGGCGACTTTATTCAGGACGAAGACAGTCCGGCCCCGGTGGAAGTTGCCACCCGCAACTTGCTCCGCGAGCAAATTCAGGAAGTGTTGGGCACGTTGCCGCCGCGCGAAGTTCGCATTCTGCAATTGCGTTATGGCCTGCTTGACGGTGAAAGTTACACGCTTGAGGAAGTGGGCAAGAAGATGGGCGTCACTCGCGAACGGGTTCGCCAGATCGAAGCCCAGGCTCTCAGCCGCCTGCGGCATCCATCACATCGGCGCAAATTGCGAGACTATCTCAAAGAATAG
- a CDS encoding xanthine dehydrogenase family protein subunit M gives MAPDSLEGALALKTEHGDDAKFLAGGQSLIPAMNFRLAQTALLIDVNNLKELDYIRRDANGDLHLGALTRQRRLERDPLVKQYAPLLHEAMPWVAHPQIRNRGTLGGSLAHADPAAELPVIALALGARLRAQTARDERWITVDDFFRGLFTTDLASDEMLVEVVLPPLPPRTGAAFIEFSRRRGDYAMLGLAAIVTLNESGACEKARLVYLNAGDGPVDAKQAADLLKGQKPSAEVFAAAASLAAEQEINPMGSIHASPDYQRHLARVLTGRALKQAFARASQ, from the coding sequence ATGGCCCCCGACTCGCTGGAAGGTGCGCTGGCCCTCAAAACCGAACACGGCGACGACGCTAAATTTCTGGCCGGCGGCCAAAGCCTGATCCCGGCCATGAACTTCCGCTTGGCCCAGACCGCGCTCCTCATTGATGTCAACAATCTGAAAGAACTCGATTACATCCGCCGCGACGCCAACGGCGATTTGCATCTTGGCGCGCTCACCCGGCAGAGGCGGCTGGAACGTGATCCGCTGGTGAAGCAATACGCGCCTTTGTTGCACGAGGCGATGCCCTGGGTCGCCCATCCGCAAATTCGCAATCGCGGCACGCTGGGCGGCAGCCTGGCTCACGCCGACCCGGCGGCGGAGTTGCCGGTCATTGCCCTGGCGCTTGGCGCGCGTCTCAGAGCGCAAACCGCGCGTGATGAGCGTTGGATCACCGTTGACGATTTTTTTCGCGGACTCTTTACAACCGATCTGGCTTCTGACGAAATGCTGGTGGAGGTGGTTCTGCCGCCTCTGCCACCCCGAACCGGCGCGGCCTTCATCGAATTTTCGCGGCGGCGCGGCGATTACGCCATGCTGGGCCTGGCCGCTATCGTAACGTTGAACGAGAGCGGCGCTTGCGAAAAGGCGCGGCTGGTTTACTTGAACGCCGGCGACGGCCCGGTGGACGCAAAGCAAGCCGCCGATTTGCTGAAGGGGCAGAAACCATCTGCCGAAGTTTTTGCGGCGGCGGCCAGTCTCGCCGCCGAACAGGAAATCAACCCGATGGGCAGTATTCACGCTTCGCCAGATTATCAACGGCATCTGGCGCGTGTTCTCACCGGACGCGCCCTCAAGCAGGCATTCGCCCGAGCCAGCCAATGA
- a CDS encoding ABC transporter ATP-binding protein: protein MSVVSVQNVNKVFGANSSEQVVALQDINLEIGANEFVSFIGPSGCGKSTLLRLIADLLSPTSGQVSVNGKPPHQARLDRDYGFVFQAPTLYEWRSVSQNVQLPLEIMGIPPQKRAERAGEMLKLVELEKFGRHYPWQLSGGMQQRVAIARALAFQPALLLMDEPFGALDEFTRERMNMELLKIWGQTGGTVVFVTHSIAEAVFLSSRVVVMSSRPGRITKVLEIDLPRPRTFETREDERFFAAVTEVRESLREAYGA, encoded by the coding sequence ATGAGCGTGGTTTCGGTCCAGAACGTCAATAAAGTATTTGGCGCTAACAGCAGTGAACAGGTTGTGGCCCTTCAGGATATTAATCTGGAAATTGGCGCGAATGAATTTGTGTCTTTCATCGGCCCCTCAGGCTGTGGCAAGTCTACGTTGTTGAGATTGATTGCCGATTTGCTCTCGCCCACGTCCGGGCAGGTGTCGGTCAACGGCAAGCCGCCTCACCAGGCCCGGCTGGATCGTGATTACGGCTTTGTCTTTCAAGCGCCGACGCTTTACGAGTGGCGAAGCGTGAGCCAGAACGTGCAACTGCCGTTGGAGATCATGGGCATCCCGCCGCAGAAGCGGGCCGAGCGGGCCGGCGAAATGCTGAAGCTGGTGGAACTGGAAAAGTTTGGCCGCCACTATCCCTGGCAGTTGTCGGGCGGCATGCAACAGCGGGTGGCTATTGCCCGCGCCCTGGCCTTTCAACCGGCGCTGTTGCTCATGGACGAGCCGTTCGGTGCCCTGGACGAATTTACCCGCGAGCGCATGAACATGGAACTGCTCAAGATTTGGGGCCAGACCGGCGGCACGGTAGTTTTCGTGACTCACAGCATTGCCGAAGCCGTGTTTTTATCGAGCCGGGTGGTCGTCATGTCGTCCCGACCGGGCCGCATCACCAAAGTCTTGGAGATTGACCTGCCGCGCCCGCGAACCTTTGAGACGCGCGAGGACGAGCGTTTTTTTGCCGCCGTGACTGAAGTGCGTGAAAGCCTGCGAGAAGCCTATGGCGCATGA
- a CDS encoding ABC transporter substrate-binding protein, producing MKHKVLHVASLLLIAGLLLTACGGPAATTEAPPAATEPPAAMVPVRLQLQWVAQSQFAGYYAAVAEGYYKEEGLDVTILEGAPDIVPQQVCANGGAEFCLSWVPKALESREGGAPLVNIGQVFQRSGTLEVSFASKGIKSVADLDGKRVGVWDFGNEHEVFAALRAEGIDPEDAGDVTIKIQPFDMTLLLTDEIDSAEAMTYNEYAQVLEQVNPATGELYKPEDLSVINFNEVGTAMLQDAVWATESYLSTPGNEDVAVKFLRASYRGWIFCRDNFDACVNHVLAAGPTLGESHMRWQLNEINKLIWPSPNGIGLMDKAQWDQTVRVAKEGKVLSKDPDAGAYRTDLAQKALEGISGDTKGANFAPITVELKPGGE from the coding sequence ATGAAACACAAAGTTTTGCATGTCGCCAGCCTGTTGCTGATCGCTGGCCTGTTGCTCACCGCCTGCGGCGGGCCGGCGGCTACCACCGAAGCGCCGCCGGCGGCCACTGAACCACCGGCAGCGATGGTCCCCGTCCGCCTGCAATTGCAGTGGGTGGCCCAGTCGCAGTTCGCCGGTTACTACGCCGCAGTCGCCGAAGGGTACTACAAGGAAGAAGGCCTGGATGTGACCATTCTCGAAGGCGCGCCGGATATTGTTCCCCAGCAGGTGTGCGCCAACGGCGGGGCGGAATTCTGCCTCTCGTGGGTGCCCAAGGCATTGGAGTCGCGGGAAGGCGGCGCTCCCCTGGTCAACATCGGCCAGGTCTTTCAACGCAGTGGCACGCTGGAAGTGTCGTTTGCCAGCAAGGGCATCAAGAGCGTTGCCGATCTCGACGGCAAGCGCGTGGGCGTTTGGGACTTTGGCAATGAGCACGAAGTGTTTGCCGCTTTGCGGGCCGAGGGCATTGACCCCGAGGACGCGGGCGACGTGACGATCAAGATTCAGCCGTTCGACATGACCCTGCTGTTGACCGACGAAATTGACTCCGCCGAAGCCATGACCTACAACGAGTATGCTCAGGTGCTGGAGCAGGTGAACCCGGCCACTGGCGAACTCTACAAGCCGGAAGACCTGAGCGTGATTAATTTCAATGAGGTCGGCACGGCGATGTTGCAGGACGCAGTCTGGGCAACGGAAAGCTACCTCAGCACCCCTGGAAATGAAGACGTAGCGGTGAAATTCCTGCGCGCTTCTTACCGGGGCTGGATTTTCTGCCGCGACAATTTTGACGCCTGCGTGAATCACGTGTTGGCCGCCGGCCCGACCCTGGGCGAGAGCCACATGCGCTGGCAGTTGAACGAAATCAACAAACTCATTTGGCCGTCGCCAAACGGCATTGGCCTGATGGACAAGGCCCAGTGGGATCAGACTGTTCGGGTGGCCAAGGAAGGCAAGGTTCTCAGCAAAGACCCGGATGCGGGCGCGTACCGCACCGACCTGGCCCAGAAGGCGCTCGAAGGAATCTCGGGCGACACCAAGGGCGCAAACTTCGCGCCAATTACGGTTGAACTAAAACCGGGCGGCGAATAA